In one Conger conger chromosome 5, fConCon1.1, whole genome shotgun sequence genomic region, the following are encoded:
- the LOC133129258 gene encoding trace amine-associated receptor 1-like, with product MNFSQPGMIEYSDFCYKSVNRSCPKITYPTAIRITLYIFFMAIIVLTMCGNLLVIISITHFKQLQTPTNCLILSLAVTDFLLAVVNMPPSMVRTIETCWYFGDMFCKIHSSTEVMLCTVSILNLSFISIDRYYAVCQPLRYQTKITTCTAVIMILISWNLSFIIGFGTIFLKLNILGVEDFYYNNFYCFGSCSLFQTKTSAIIGSLLSFYIPGFIMVTIYQKILHIALKQARSIQSTACQHVQPGNSTSSSNMERKATKTLAIVMGVFLSCWLPFFMCNLIDPMINYSIPPVLYDAFFWLGYFNSTSNPIVYAFFYSWFRKAFKMIIFGKIFQAHSSRIKLSTD from the coding sequence ATGAATTTCAGTCAACCTGGAATGATTGAATATTCAGACTTCTGTTATAAGTCTGTGAATAGATCTTGCCCAAAGATCACCTACCCAACGGCGATACGGATTACACTATATATTTTCTTCATGGCCATCATTGTTCTAACCATGTGTGGAAACCTCCTTGTCATAATTTCCATCACTCACTTCAAACAGCTGCAAACTCCAACCAACTGCCTCATCCTCTCTCTGGCAGTGACTGACTTCCTCCTGGCAGTAGTCAACATGCCCCCTAGCATGGTGCGCACAATTGAGACATGCTGGTACTTTGGAGACATGTTCTGTAAAATCCATTCAAGTACAGAGGTAATGCTGTGCACTGTATCCATTTTAaatctttctttcatttccatTGATCGATATTATGCAGTTTGCCAGCCGCTCCGCTACCAGACCAAGATCACCACTTGTACTGCAGTGATCATGATCCTGATCAGTTGGAACTTGTCCTTCATCATTGGGTTTGGAACAATATTTCTTAAACTGAACATTCTTGGTGTCGAAGATTTTTACTACAATaacttttattgttttggaagCTGTTCTCTTTTCCAGACCAAGACATCTGCTATTATAGGGTCACTTCTATCTTTTTACATACCAGGGTTCATTATGGTTACCATATATCAGAAAATCTTACACATTGCACTGAAGCAAGCTCGCTCAATTCAAAGCACTGCATGTCAGCACGTACAACCTGGAAACAGCACATCTTCAAGCAACATGGAACGAAAGGCGACAAAGACTCTGGCCATTGTTATGGGGGTATTCTTGTCATGCTGGTTACCATTTTTTATGTGTAACCTAATTGATCCAATGATCAATTATTCTATTCCACCTGTTCTGTATGATGCATTTTTCTGGCTTGGGTATTTCAATTCAACAAGTAATCCTATTGTTTATGCTTTCTTTTACAGTTGGTTTCGGAAAGCCTTCAAAATGATAATTTTTggtaaaatatttcaagccCATTCTTCAAGAATAAAATTGTCCACAGACTGA